The genomic region TGCGTTCCCCTATTCCATGAGTGCCACCTGTTACAATTACGTTCTTATGCTGTAGATTTTGCATATCTCCAAGCCTCCATAAATCGAGGATAAAGTTTCACATCCACCACGTCGTTTATTCAATTCTATAGGCTATGACCTTTGGTTCAGTCATTTCCATCATGGTATTTATTACAGACTCCCTGCCTATCCCACTTAACTTTGGTCCACCAAAGGGTAGCTGGTCCCATCTCAACCTTGTAGTGTCATTGATTATAACCGTCCCTACCTTCAGTTTTTTTGCAATTTTATAAGCGCGAGAGAAATTCCTCGAGAAAACGGATGAGTTCAATCCGAACTTGGATGAATTCAGTAATTCCACAGCCTCTTCATCCGATTTAACCGTCTGAATGGGTAAAATAGGCCCAAAAACCTCCTCGCTTACTATGCGCGGAGTAGTTTCAGAAACTCTGACTAAGGTTGGTGGGAAGAAAAATCCACCCTTCGGTATTTCATTTTGGTAAACAACTTTAGAGCCTTTTTCCTTTGCATCTTCAAGAAACTCACGCATTGTAGAGACTGCATCATCCGATATGAGAGGCCCAATATCAATGCCCTCGTTAGTGGCGATGCCAACCTTCATACGGCTCAGTCTGTTGACTATCTTTCTCTCAACTTCCTCTTCTACGTCTTCGAAGACAATAAGCCGCTTCGTAGAATTGCAGAATTGACCGGCATAGTCGTATCTTCCAAAGGTTGCTTTTTCTACAGCCGAGTTAAGTTCAGCGTCATCTAGTATAATCTGGGCATCACTCCCGCCAAGTTCCATTATAGACCTGATTCCACGGCTCATTGCTTTTGATGCAAGATCGAGACCCACTCCAGAAGAACCGGTGAATGTTATCATTCGTATCTTTTCGTTACTCGTAAATTCATTTCCTATAACCTTAGAACTACCTGTGATAACATTTATGGTACCTTCGGGAAATCCGGCCCTGAGCATTAGGCTAGCTATTCCAAGTTGAGTGAGTGGGGCATTTCTTGTGGGTTTGTGAACAACCGTGTTTCCCACTGCCAGAGCTGTCGCGACCTTGTGGGCGAAACTCGCGCCTGGAAAATTGAAAGGTGTAATAGACGCAACCACGCCAACGGGCTCCCTTTCAACAAAAGCAAATCTATTTTCATTTCCTGCTGGGCTTTCATAAATTTCGAGTGGAATAAAGTCTCCTGTGAGAACGTGTGAAAGTTCCCACGCACAATATTCGAAGATCTGAGCGGTTCTTTCAATTTCTGCCCTTGAACTCTTAATAGGTCTTCCCATCTCTGAAGACATGGTGAATGCCAGATTGCCTGCTGATTCACGAATAAGCTCAGCTGTTCTTATCAGCAGCTTTTTCCTAAAACTAGCGGGCATTGTTGAATATTTTTGATATGCCGTATCGGCAGTATCAATGGCGCGCCGAATGTCATTTAGATCCAGATCTGGGACGTAATCAAGTATCTCCCCGGTTGAGGGATTATATACCGCATTCCCCTTGTCTGACATGTACTCGGTTCCTATGATTGCCCCTTTCATTTTTTCCTCTCCAAAAAATTATGTTCTTTTAGTAATCGCATAGGTTAATAAAAGGGTAATGTATTGGAGTATATTCTTTTGAGTATATTTAAAAGCATATACTAGAAAAGAAATTAATATAGCTGTTCAATAACAGGGTATGAAGATCAAAGA from Thermoplasmataceae archaeon harbors:
- a CDS encoding aldehyde dehydrogenase family protein; its protein translation is MKGAIIGTEYMSDKGNAVYNPSTGEILDYVPDLDLNDIRRAIDTADTAYQKYSTMPASFRKKLLIRTAELIRESAGNLAFTMSSEMGRPIKSSRAEIERTAQIFEYCAWELSHVLTGDFIPLEIYESPAGNENRFAFVEREPVGVVASITPFNFPGASFAHKVATALAVGNTVVHKPTRNAPLTQLGIASLMLRAGFPEGTINVITGSSKVIGNEFTSNEKIRMITFTGSSGVGLDLASKAMSRGIRSIMELGGSDAQIILDDAELNSAVEKATFGRYDYAGQFCNSTKRLIVFEDVEEEVERKIVNRLSRMKVGIATNEGIDIGPLISDDAVSTMREFLEDAKEKGSKVVYQNEIPKGGFFFPPTLVRVSETTPRIVSEEVFGPILPIQTVKSDEEAVELLNSSKFGLNSSVFSRNFSRAYKIAKKLKVGTVIINDTTRLRWDQLPFGGPKLSGIGRESVINTMMEMTEPKVIAYRIE